A single Saccharolobus shibatae B12 DNA region contains:
- a CDS encoding SDR family NAD(P)-dependent oxidoreductase, which produces MIKLDLSGKVSLITGGTSGIGLKTAELFSKLGANVYVIGKREVGSLPKGVHFKKVDLTSREEVISFIEWYEKNVGIIHVLINNASRNSRYSVLDIPMKEWDEMISLNLTAPFLLSRMAARLMIKNGIKGKIINISAIQSKFPLQRSFAYVTTKGGLISMTRSMAVDLGKYGIQVITVLSGPIYSKDNEPPASLDERAATLLGRMGRTIEASYLLAFLASDLNTFITGTEIVIDGGRLISRKPDPEEISKGEV; this is translated from the coding sequence ATGATTAAGCTGGATTTAAGCGGAAAAGTATCTCTTATAACTGGTGGAACTTCCGGTATAGGTCTAAAGACAGCTGAGCTCTTCAGTAAATTAGGTGCAAATGTTTACGTTATAGGCAAGAGAGAAGTTGGCTCTCTACCTAAAGGTGTACATTTCAAAAAAGTTGATTTAACAAGTAGAGAAGAAGTTATTTCATTTATTGAATGGTACGAGAAAAACGTGGGAATAATTCACGTTTTGATAAATAATGCGTCACGAAATTCACGATATTCAGTGCTTGATATTCCAATGAAAGAGTGGGATGAAATGATTAGCTTAAACTTGACTGCGCCTTTTCTCTTATCAAGAATGGCTGCAAGGCTTATGATTAAAAATGGCATCAAGGGAAAAATAATTAATATCTCTGCAATTCAATCTAAGTTTCCATTACAGAGATCCTTCGCCTATGTCACTACTAAAGGTGGTTTGATATCTATGACTAGAAGTATGGCTGTGGATTTGGGAAAATACGGAATACAAGTTATTACCGTGTTATCAGGCCCAATTTACTCGAAAGACAATGAACCCCCAGCAAGTTTAGATGAAAGAGCTGCAACCCTATTAGGAAGAATGGGAAGGACAATAGAGGCCTCTTACCTATTGGCCTTTCTAGCATCAGACTTAAACACCTTTATTACTGGAACTGAGATTGTAATAGATGGAGGCAGGCTAATAAGTAGAAAACCAGATCCAGAGGAAATTTCTAAAGGTGAGGTCTAA